The genomic region GATGTCTTGGATTGCAGTCAAGATGAATGCCAATCGCATGGTTGTTGGAACCCTCCGTGGTTTTGACCAATTCATGAACCTGGTCGTTGACAACACCGTAGAAGTCAACGGCGACGAAaagaatgaaattggcatggtGGTAGGTCCCAGTTTTCTCCTTTATTTCTTACTTTTATAATTCCACTGCCATTTGCCAGATGTTCCGGTAATTTGGTTGGTTTGCTTAATTCTTAACTTTTGTTTCTGCAGGTGA from Pyrus communis chromosome 9, drPyrComm1.1, whole genome shotgun sequence harbors:
- the LOC137746026 gene encoding probable small nuclear ribonucleoprotein G, which encodes MSRSGQPPDLKKYMDKKLQIKMNANRMVVGTLRGFDQFMNLVVDNTVEVNGDEKNEIGMVVIRGNSVVTVEALEPVAKMQ